One Streptosporangium sp. NBC_01495 DNA window includes the following coding sequences:
- a CDS encoding ABC transporter permease, translating into MLKTTLAGLLAHRLRLVLTSLAIALGVGFIAGTFVLTDTVDAGFTEKFSAAADRIDVAVTPLPEGNGDEPPTAPEATLEKVRAVDGVADAQGLVRGTSALLGKDGKAAGDFPTAGISLPGGDLNRTSIVSGTAPRTATQAVLDEGTARTRGFKVGDTIAVLDVKDARHEFTLVGLFDIGLDQELGYFGAVGYTTDTAKRMTGQEGYREIDVAAAEGVTQEALRASVAAAVGAGHKVRTGERYAAELAASNGANSDFLMLGLLLFGVVAMFVAALVIYNTFNILVAQRTREMALLRCIGATRGQVFGSIVLESAVVGLLSSVLGLLFGYGLGAGALAVLTAFDAPLPSAAATTLTPRTIVLGLVIGLTVTVGAALLPARAATRVAPIAALRSQTEEQTFRTGLVRMIFAGLFLVAGVGASVAGISMKPGETALVVVMAGCSFVFLAVLTLGPVIVKPLSAFAGWVPARLFGVPGRLAVDNSRRNPKRSATTTVALTVGVTLMTVISVVTGTVRVTYTQQLDEQFPFDYLVQTQERDSGLPRVIAENLRTRPELDSVIAFRETTARLATGTARYDVGTFTPVPGFNPPLDAGSLDRLVPGTALVTERVAERLKLGVGDRITVRTAKAGAVDLTIVGLSDIDASLAAVTVPERDFDRYFGEIGDSRVMIKHRDGVAPDRALAAVEAATEPYPTAKVASSTEMRGQFDEALDMVLMIITGLLGLAVLISLLGIANTLSLSVHERTRESALLRALGLTRPQLRRMLSVEALVLGLIGALVGVTLGIAFGWAAAQTMTDNVIFQLPVPQILSFVALSGLAGVLAAVLPARRAARASVVGSLASG; encoded by the coding sequence GTGCTGAAAACGACGCTGGCCGGGTTGCTCGCGCACCGGCTGCGCCTGGTACTGACGTCGCTGGCGATCGCGCTGGGGGTGGGCTTCATCGCGGGGACGTTCGTCCTGACCGACACCGTCGACGCGGGTTTCACCGAGAAGTTCTCGGCGGCGGCCGACAGGATCGACGTCGCCGTGACCCCCCTGCCTGAGGGGAACGGCGACGAGCCTCCGACAGCCCCCGAGGCGACCCTGGAGAAGGTGCGCGCCGTGGACGGCGTCGCCGACGCCCAGGGGCTGGTGCGAGGCACGTCCGCCCTGCTCGGCAAGGACGGCAAGGCCGCCGGCGACTTCCCCACCGCGGGGATCTCCCTGCCCGGGGGCGACCTGAACCGTACGTCGATCGTGAGCGGTACGGCCCCGAGGACCGCGACGCAGGCCGTGCTCGACGAGGGCACCGCGAGGACCAGGGGTTTCAAGGTCGGCGACACCATCGCGGTGCTCGACGTGAAGGACGCCCGGCACGAGTTCACCCTGGTGGGCCTGTTCGACATCGGCCTGGACCAGGAGCTCGGATACTTCGGCGCGGTCGGCTACACCACGGACACGGCCAAAAGGATGACCGGGCAGGAGGGGTACCGGGAGATCGACGTCGCCGCCGCCGAGGGTGTCACCCAGGAGGCGCTGCGCGCCTCGGTCGCCGCGGCCGTGGGCGCGGGTCACAAGGTCAGGACCGGTGAGCGGTACGCGGCGGAGCTGGCCGCCTCCAACGGCGCCAACAGCGACTTCCTGATGCTGGGCCTGCTGCTGTTCGGCGTGGTGGCGATGTTCGTGGCCGCGCTGGTCATCTACAACACCTTCAACATCCTGGTGGCCCAGCGGACCCGCGAGATGGCGCTGCTGAGGTGCATCGGGGCGACGCGCGGGCAGGTCTTCGGGTCGATCGTGCTGGAGTCGGCCGTGGTCGGCCTGCTGTCGTCGGTGCTCGGCCTGCTGTTCGGCTACGGCCTGGGCGCGGGGGCGCTCGCCGTGCTCACCGCGTTCGACGCGCCGCTGCCCTCGGCCGCCGCCACCACCCTGACGCCGCGCACCATCGTCCTGGGCCTGGTCATCGGCCTGACGGTCACGGTCGGCGCGGCCCTGCTGCCCGCGCGGGCCGCGACGCGGGTAGCGCCGATCGCGGCGCTGCGCTCGCAGACCGAGGAGCAGACCTTCAGGACCGGCCTGGTACGGATGATCTTCGCGGGGCTGTTCCTGGTCGCGGGCGTGGGCGCCTCGGTGGCGGGGATCTCCATGAAGCCCGGAGAGACCGCCCTGGTGGTGGTCATGGCCGGTTGCTCGTTCGTCTTCCTGGCGGTGCTGACCCTCGGGCCGGTGATCGTCAAGCCGCTGTCCGCCTTCGCGGGGTGGGTGCCCGCCAGGCTTTTCGGCGTACCCGGCAGGCTGGCCGTGGACAACTCCCGGCGCAACCCGAAGCGGTCGGCGACCACCACCGTGGCACTCACCGTGGGCGTGACGCTGATGACGGTCATCTCCGTCGTCACCGGCACCGTGCGGGTGACGTACACCCAGCAGCTCGACGAGCAGTTCCCCTTCGACTACCTGGTGCAGACCCAGGAGCGCGACTCGGGCCTGCCCCGCGTGATCGCCGAGAACCTCCGGACCAGGCCCGAGCTGGACTCGGTCATCGCCTTCCGCGAGACCACCGCCAGGCTCGCGACCGGGACCGCGCGGTACGACGTGGGAACCTTCACCCCGGTCCCCGGCTTCAACCCGCCGCTCGACGCGGGCTCGCTCGACCGGCTCGTGCCGGGGACCGCGCTCGTCACCGAGCGCGTCGCCGAACGGCTCAAGCTCGGGGTCGGTGACCGGATCACCGTACGGACGGCGAAGGCGGGCGCGGTCGACCTGACGATCGTGGGCCTCTCCGACATCGACGCGAGCCTCGCCGCCGTGACGGTGCCCGAGCGGGACTTCGACCGCTACTTCGGCGAGATCGGCGACAGCCGGGTGATGATCAAGCACCGGGACGGCGTCGCCCCGGACCGGGCGCTCGCGGCGGTCGAGGCGGCGACGGAGCCGTACCCGACGGCGAAGGTCGCCAGCTCGACGGAGATGCGGGGCCAGTTCGACGAGGCGCTCGACATGGTGCTGATGATCATCACGGGGCTGCTCGGCCTGGCGGTGCTCATCTCCCTGCTGGGCATCGCCAACACGCTCTCCCTGTCGGTCCACGAGCGCACCCGCGAGTCCGCGCTGCTGCGGGCACTCGGCCTGACCCGGCCCCAGCTGCGGCGGATGCTCTCGGTCGAGGCGCTGGTCCTGGGGCTCATCGGCGCGCTGGTCGGCGTGACGCTGGGCATCGCATTCGGCTGGGCCGCCGCGCAGACGATGACCGACAACGTCATCTTCCAGCTGCCGGTGCCGCAGATCCTGTCGTTCGTGGCCCTGTCCGGCCTGGCCGGGGTGCTCGCCGCTGTCCTGCCCGCCCGGCGCGCGGCCCGCGCCTCGGTCGTGGGCTCACTCGCGAGCGGCTGA
- a CDS encoding toxin glutamine deamidase domain-containing protein: protein MNEWSLATGVYNPVVTVDGQRWRDFELEVQLPVVAPAPRERERERMRWGPARLDQCRPYGLAGGLARPDPQTEEDMLGAVPVTEQGTPRRFPDPRGMWIRLINGTGSADDPFRATNAIDCALSVLSTWYGTPAVAAPRRPEYDRVGRPLLSGEAGGVARAERWLGQRFQYVGQGRHSYLPIAQALLAGGHGSSAVIINRWPAGGSHAWNAVNFDGEVIWIDAQRGHMAVEPPYESVTGVFCVVIDREGRRL, encoded by the coding sequence GTGAACGAGTGGAGTTTGGCCACGGGGGTCTACAACCCCGTGGTGACGGTGGACGGGCAGCGGTGGCGGGACTTCGAGCTGGAGGTCCAGCTGCCGGTCGTGGCGCCGGCGCCACGCGAGCGGGAGCGGGAGCGGATGCGCTGGGGTCCGGCGCGGCTGGACCAGTGCAGGCCGTACGGGCTGGCGGGCGGGTTGGCCAGGCCCGATCCGCAGACCGAGGAGGACATGCTGGGGGCCGTCCCCGTCACCGAGCAGGGCACCCCGCGCCGCTTCCCCGACCCGCGCGGCATGTGGATCAGGCTGATCAACGGGACCGGCTCGGCGGACGACCCGTTCCGGGCGACCAACGCGATCGACTGCGCCCTGTCGGTGCTCTCCACCTGGTACGGCACTCCCGCGGTGGCCGCGCCACGCAGGCCCGAGTACGACCGGGTGGGCAGGCCGCTGCTCAGCGGGGAGGCCGGGGGAGTGGCCAGGGCGGAGCGGTGGCTGGGGCAGCGCTTCCAGTACGTGGGGCAGGGGCGCCACTCCTACCTCCCGATCGCGCAGGCGCTGCTGGCCGGGGGACACGGCTCCTCCGCGGTCATCATCAACCGCTGGCCGGCCGGGGGCAGCCACGCCTGGAACGCGGTGAACTTCGACGGCGAGGTGATCTGGATCGACGCGCAGCGGGGTCACATGGCGGTGGAGCCGCCGTACGAGTCGGTGACCGGCGTGTTCTGCGTCGTGATCGACAGGGAGGGACGGCGGCTGTGA
- a CDS encoding helix-turn-helix domain-containing protein, which produces MTGNDWNPDLTYDERSEHAGQRIAKARKLRNLTQEGLAGLANVSRSLIAKVESGSRPVTPSLVAAVARACAVDPAEINGQPYRGTDERGDAVHAAIPAIRVALAYVGIAPELDMPPRTLDELAAELVVLQKFQKSASHAQLGALLPAVLEELTVQVMESDAARAWRLLNRAQALAGSLARRLGYNDLAQVVVERTSVSAQRAEDPYLPPLVTLGRARLLMTLGSWDVALKMIKQAASEVDQDNPVSTEVFGSLHLSAAITAARAGKAFDAWEHHGTATEAAARINPRDRRDPYGLQMNPGNASIHGCAVAVELGDCDRAIQLDRGVDLSGRDLNDERRSHHEIDMARAHLWANDNDKALKRMINAERMAPQMVRFHPSARETVRQLVRVHRRIPEPLRALQGRMAV; this is translated from the coding sequence ATGACCGGGAACGACTGGAACCCCGACCTGACGTATGACGAGCGCAGTGAGCACGCCGGACAGCGGATAGCTAAGGCGCGCAAGCTCCGAAACCTTACGCAGGAGGGCTTGGCCGGGCTCGCGAACGTCTCTCGGAGCCTGATCGCCAAGGTCGAGTCGGGCTCCAGGCCCGTGACTCCTTCTCTCGTCGCCGCTGTCGCGCGGGCCTGTGCGGTGGATCCGGCAGAGATCAACGGGCAGCCGTATCGAGGAACCGACGAGCGCGGTGACGCCGTTCACGCGGCGATTCCCGCTATCCGCGTGGCCTTGGCCTATGTGGGTATCGCACCCGAGTTGGACATGCCACCCCGGACGCTCGATGAGTTGGCGGCTGAGCTGGTCGTGCTTCAGAAATTTCAGAAGTCCGCGTCGCACGCTCAGCTCGGGGCTTTGTTGCCTGCGGTTCTGGAAGAGCTGACCGTGCAGGTCATGGAGTCGGATGCGGCTCGTGCCTGGCGTCTGCTCAATCGCGCTCAAGCTCTCGCCGGATCTCTGGCGCGTCGTCTTGGTTACAACGACTTGGCGCAGGTCGTAGTGGAACGGACGTCGGTTTCCGCCCAGCGTGCTGAGGATCCGTATCTGCCCCCTTTGGTTACCTTGGGTCGGGCGCGGCTGCTGATGACGCTTGGTTCGTGGGATGTCGCACTCAAGATGATCAAACAGGCGGCGAGCGAGGTTGACCAGGACAATCCCGTGTCGACGGAAGTTTTCGGTTCGCTGCATCTGAGTGCGGCCATCACCGCCGCGCGAGCGGGGAAGGCATTCGATGCCTGGGAGCATCACGGGACCGCGACAGAGGCGGCGGCGCGGATTAACCCGAGAGATCGCCGCGACCCGTACGGCCTGCAGATGAACCCGGGCAATGCCTCCATTCACGGATGCGCGGTGGCCGTCGAACTGGGCGACTGCGATCGGGCCATCCAACTGGACCGGGGAGTCGATCTGTCCGGGCGCGATCTCAACGACGAGCGTCGGTCGCACCACGAAATCGATATGGCGCGGGCGCACCTGTGGGCCAACGACAACGACAAGGCGCTCAAGCGCATGATCAACGCCGAACGGATGGCGCCGCAGATGGTGCGCTTTCATCCCTCGGCGAGAGAGACGGTTCGCCAGCTCGTGCGCGTCCATCGCAGGATTCCCGAACCGCTGCGGGCGTTGCAAGGTCGCATGGCCGTTTAA
- a CDS encoding HAD family hydrolase produces MSDEQEGDAVNTEASRILVLWDVDHTLIENGGVSKETYAGAYELLTGHPPIHRARTDGRTDPAVMRDLLDQHGIEMTDAHASMLNAALERSLQSRQEELRRRGYELPGAREAIAALGNLDGIVQTVLTGNIKPNAFIKVATFGLDSGLDLEVGGYGSDDSVRANLVGVARRRAGAKYETFFDESTTVLIGDTVRDVRAGKESGTYVIAVASGLDTVQELENEGADVTLPDLVDTSALIDAVMSVKKRDLRTARE; encoded by the coding sequence GTGTCTGACGAGCAGGAAGGGGACGCGGTGAACACGGAGGCTTCCAGGATCCTGGTGTTGTGGGACGTCGACCACACGCTGATCGAGAACGGTGGAGTCAGCAAGGAGACCTACGCCGGAGCCTACGAGCTACTCACTGGCCACCCCCCGATCCACAGAGCGCGGACCGATGGCCGTACCGATCCGGCGGTCATGCGCGACCTGCTGGACCAGCACGGAATCGAGATGACCGACGCCCATGCGTCCATGCTGAACGCCGCGTTGGAAAGATCACTGCAGTCCAGGCAGGAAGAACTACGAAGGCGCGGATACGAACTTCCGGGGGCGCGAGAAGCGATTGCCGCTCTTGGAAATCTGGACGGGATAGTTCAGACGGTTCTAACGGGCAACATCAAGCCAAATGCCTTCATCAAGGTCGCCACATTCGGCCTGGACTCCGGCCTTGACCTTGAAGTGGGCGGCTACGGATCCGACGACAGCGTCCGGGCGAACCTGGTCGGAGTTGCCCGCAGGAGAGCAGGGGCCAAGTACGAGACGTTCTTCGACGAGTCGACGACGGTACTCATCGGTGACACCGTTCGAGATGTCCGTGCGGGCAAGGAGAGCGGGACCTACGTGATCGCGGTTGCCTCGGGCCTCGACACGGTCCAGGAGTTGGAAAACGAGGGGGCGGACGTTACGTTGCCGGATCTTGTGGATACCTCTGCGCTGATTGATGCTGTTATGTCGGTGAAGAAGCGGGATCTCCGGACCGCCAGAGAGTAA
- a CDS encoding molybdopterin-dependent oxidoreductase: MQSNRRMPSWASALIGLVSGAVAVGVSLLIAGLVKPAAFPVVAVGNSVVDLTPAPLKEWAIRTFGESDKTVLLAGIFLVLAAIAAALGRAAVRDLRYGLAGLAAFGLIGIIAVLTRPGSGLMDVLPTLAGVGAAMYALHRLVRQALVPADAPAGPYGGVSDGAGAVGAAEAAHDPGTTPLPEPLPGAGEHRDPPAPPVMRAGSDLYAFDRRGLLTGALGGVALAGVAGVAGRALSGRAEVSAARGGVTLPRPVKPLAPLPAGVDFRIKGLSPFVTPNNDFYRVDTALVVPQVDPRDWTLTIHGMVDRPVELTFADLMKRAVVEADVTLCCVSNEVGGPYIGNARWLGVSLAGVLRDAGVQKDADMLLSTSADGWTAGTPVDVVMDGRDALLAFGMNGQPLPVDHGFPVRQVVPGLYGYVSATKWVTDIKVTRFDRDEGYWTPRGWSAKGPIKTESRIDLPRDGATVPAGKNVVAGVAWAQHKGIDAVEVRVDRGQWRQTRLAEAPTADTWRQWVLDDWEATPGSHTIEVRATDATGYTQTGDRVPIAPDGATGWHTITVEVA, from the coding sequence ATGCAGAGCAACAGGCGCATGCCCTCGTGGGCCTCGGCGCTGATCGGCCTGGTGTCCGGCGCGGTGGCGGTGGGGGTGTCCCTGCTCATCGCGGGCCTGGTGAAACCCGCCGCCTTCCCGGTCGTCGCGGTCGGCAACTCCGTTGTCGACCTCACCCCCGCCCCGCTCAAGGAGTGGGCGATCCGCACCTTCGGCGAGAGCGACAAGACCGTGCTGCTCGCCGGGATCTTTCTGGTCCTGGCCGCGATCGCCGCCGCCCTGGGCAGGGCCGCCGTCCGCGATCTCCGGTACGGGCTGGCGGGTCTGGCCGCGTTCGGCCTCATCGGCATCATCGCCGTGCTGACCCGCCCCGGCTCCGGGCTGATGGACGTCCTCCCGACGCTGGCCGGGGTCGGCGCCGCCATGTACGCCCTCCACCGGCTCGTTCGACAGGCTCTCGTACCCGCCGACGCCCCGGCCGGGCCGTACGGAGGCGTGTCCGATGGCGCCGGTGCCGTGGGCGCGGCGGAGGCCGCGCACGACCCCGGGACGACCCCCCTGCCGGAGCCTCTGCCGGGGGCCGGTGAGCACCGCGATCCGCCGGCGCCGCCCGTCATGCGGGCGGGGAGCGACCTGTACGCCTTCGACCGCCGGGGCCTGCTGACCGGGGCGCTCGGCGGCGTGGCCCTCGCCGGGGTGGCGGGAGTGGCCGGGCGCGCGCTCTCGGGGCGGGCCGAGGTGAGCGCGGCGCGTGGCGGCGTCACACTGCCCCGGCCGGTGAAACCCCTCGCCCCACTGCCCGCCGGGGTCGACTTCAGGATCAAGGGCCTGTCGCCGTTCGTCACCCCCAACAACGACTTCTACCGGGTCGACACCGCCCTGGTGGTCCCCCAGGTCGACCCGCGCGACTGGACCCTCACGATCCACGGCATGGTCGACAGGCCCGTGGAGCTCACCTTCGCCGACCTGATGAAACGCGCTGTGGTCGAGGCCGACGTCACGCTGTGCTGCGTCTCCAACGAGGTCGGCGGACCCTACATCGGCAACGCCCGCTGGCTGGGTGTGAGCCTGGCCGGGGTGCTGCGCGACGCGGGGGTCCAGAAGGACGCGGACATGCTGCTCAGCACCTCCGCCGACGGCTGGACCGCCGGAACCCCGGTCGACGTCGTCATGGACGGCCGCGACGCCCTGCTGGCCTTCGGCATGAACGGCCAGCCGCTCCCCGTGGACCACGGCTTCCCGGTCCGCCAGGTCGTCCCCGGGCTCTACGGCTACGTCTCGGCCACCAAGTGGGTCACCGACATCAAGGTCACCCGCTTCGACCGGGACGAGGGCTACTGGACTCCCAGGGGCTGGTCCGCGAAGGGGCCGATCAAGACCGAGTCGCGCATCGACCTGCCCAGGGACGGCGCGACCGTCCCGGCGGGGAAGAACGTCGTCGCGGGCGTCGCCTGGGCCCAGCACAAGGGCATAGACGCGGTCGAGGTCCGCGTCGACCGGGGCCAGTGGCGCCAGACCCGCCTCGCCGAGGCCCCCACCGCCGACACCTGGCGCCAGTGGGTCCTCGACGACTGGGAGGCCACCCCCGGCAGCCACACCATCGAGGTCCGCGCCACCGACGCCACCGGCTACACCCAGACCGGCGACCGCGTCCCCATCGCCCCCGACGGCGCCACTGGCTGGCACACCATCACCGTCGAGGTCGCTTGA
- the rdgB gene encoding RdgB/HAM1 family non-canonical purine NTP pyrophosphatase, giving the protein MSGSRVVLATRNAGKIAELRRILADASIPVEIVGLEEFPEIGDVAETGLTFAENALLKAHAVAQQSGLPAIADDSGLCVDALNGMPGIFSARWSGKHGDDLANLDLLLAQVSDVPEGHRGAHFACAAALALPSGEERVTEGALHGVIIDAPRGTGGFGYDPILVPEGGTRTTAELSAQEKDAISHRGRAFRALAPIIAEVVA; this is encoded by the coding sequence GTGAGCGGGTCGCGCGTCGTCCTCGCCACCCGGAACGCCGGGAAGATCGCCGAGTTGCGCCGGATCCTCGCCGACGCCTCGATCCCGGTGGAGATCGTCGGGCTTGAGGAGTTCCCCGAGATCGGCGACGTCGCCGAGACCGGCCTGACCTTCGCGGAGAACGCCCTGCTCAAGGCGCACGCGGTCGCCCAGCAGTCCGGCCTGCCCGCGATCGCCGACGACTCCGGCCTCTGCGTCGACGCCCTGAACGGCATGCCCGGCATCTTCTCCGCCCGCTGGTCGGGAAAGCACGGCGACGACCTGGCCAACCTCGACCTGCTGCTCGCGCAGGTCTCCGACGTGCCCGAGGGGCACCGGGGCGCGCACTTCGCGTGCGCGGCGGCGCTCGCCCTCCCGTCGGGGGAGGAGCGGGTGACCGAGGGTGCCCTGCACGGCGTGATCATCGACGCCCCGCGCGGCACCGGCGGCTTCGGCTACGACCCGATCCTCGTCCCCGAGGGCGGGACCCGGACCACGGCCGAGCTGTCGGCCCAGGAGAAGGACGCCATCAGCCACCGTGGCCGCGCCTTCCGCGCGCTGGCTCCGATCATCGCCGAAGTGGTCGCCTGA
- the rph gene encoding ribonuclease PH: MARADGRSPDQLRPVTITRGWLAHAEGSVLVEFGGTKVLCAASVQDSVPRWRRGSGQGWITAEYAMLPRATNTRNDRESVRGKIGGRTHEISRLIGRSLRACVDYKTLGENSIVIDCDVLQADGGTRTAAITGAYVALVDAVAWMRKRKMCGGDPLVDSVAAVSVGVVGSAALLDLCYTEDVAAETDMNVVMTGSGEFVEVQGTAEGKPFDRAALDELLELGAAGCAELTRLQRESLA; the protein is encoded by the coding sequence ATGGCTCGCGCAGATGGACGTTCTCCCGATCAACTCCGCCCCGTCACCATCACCCGAGGCTGGCTCGCGCACGCCGAGGGCTCGGTGCTCGTCGAGTTCGGCGGCACCAAGGTGCTCTGCGCCGCCTCCGTGCAGGACAGCGTGCCGCGCTGGCGCCGGGGCAGCGGTCAGGGCTGGATCACGGCCGAGTACGCCATGCTGCCGCGCGCCACGAACACCCGCAACGACCGAGAGTCGGTACGCGGCAAGATCGGCGGTCGTACGCACGAGATCTCCCGCCTGATCGGCCGCTCCCTGCGCGCCTGCGTCGACTACAAGACGCTGGGCGAGAACTCGATCGTCATCGACTGCGACGTGCTCCAGGCCGACGGCGGCACCCGCACCGCCGCCATCACCGGGGCGTACGTGGCACTGGTCGACGCGGTCGCGTGGATGCGCAAGCGCAAGATGTGCGGCGGAGACCCGCTGGTCGACTCGGTCGCGGCCGTCTCCGTCGGCGTCGTCGGCTCCGCGGCGCTGCTCGACCTCTGCTACACCGAGGACGTCGCCGCCGAGACGGACATGAACGTGGTGATGACCGGCTCCGGCGAGTTCGTCGAGGTCCAGGGCACCGCCGAGGGCAAGCCGTTCGACCGCGCCGCCCTCGACGAGCTGCTCGAACTCGGCGCGGCCGGGTGCGCCGAGCTCACCCGCCTCCAGCGGGAGTCCCTGGCGTGA
- a CDS encoding MBL fold metallo-hydrolase translates to MKLTIIGCSGSFPGPDSPSSCYLLEAEGFRMLLDFGNGALGALQKYIGLYDVDAICLSHLHADHCLDMCPYHVVRTYSPQGPLPRVPVYAPSGARERLDSAYAMPDEPSLDTAFDFVGLMPGMFEVGPFEVTAAPVNHPVETYGFRVSYGGRSVAYSGDTGESAELVKLASGVDVLLCEASHLDKPGLPTGLHLNGRQAAEHAAKADVDTLVLTHLVPWNDRDRVMEDASRGGFGGRMELARSGARYDLG, encoded by the coding sequence GTGAAATTGACGATCATCGGATGCTCGGGGAGTTTCCCCGGCCCTGACAGCCCTTCCTCCTGCTATCTGCTGGAGGCGGAGGGGTTTCGCATGCTGCTCGACTTCGGGAACGGCGCGCTCGGCGCGCTCCAGAAGTACATAGGCCTGTACGACGTGGACGCGATATGCCTGTCGCACCTGCACGCCGACCACTGCCTCGACATGTGCCCGTACCACGTGGTGCGCACCTACTCGCCCCAGGGCCCACTGCCCCGGGTGCCGGTGTACGCGCCCTCAGGCGCGCGTGAGCGCCTGGACTCCGCCTACGCGATGCCGGACGAGCCGTCGCTCGACACGGCCTTCGACTTCGTGGGCCTGATGCCCGGGATGTTCGAGGTCGGCCCGTTCGAGGTGACGGCCGCGCCGGTGAACCACCCCGTGGAGACGTACGGGTTCAGGGTCTCCTACGGCGGTCGCTCGGTGGCCTACTCCGGCGACACCGGCGAGAGCGCCGAACTGGTCAAGCTCGCCTCGGGGGTCGACGTGCTCCTGTGTGAGGCGTCACATCTCGACAAGCCCGGCCTCCCCACCGGCCTGCACCTGAACGGCCGCCAGGCGGCCGAGCACGCGGCCAAGGCGGACGTGGACACCCTGGTCCTCACCCACCTGGTGCCCTGGAACGACCGTGACCGCGTCATGGAGGACGCCTCCCGCGGGGGGTTCGGCGGGCGGATGGAACTCGCACGGAGCGGGGCCCGGTATGACCTAGGGTGA
- the murI gene encoding glutamate racemase, with translation MSQASIGIFDSGVGGLTVARAIIDQLPNESILYVADTARQPYGPKSIAQVRAYALEVMDHLVEHDVKMLVIACNSASAAVLRDARERYAVPVIEVIQPATRRAVRATRNGRVGVVGTRATIESMAYHDAFAAAPDVRLTGVAAPRLVEFVERGETMSDELIDVIREYLEPVLADGCDTLILGCTHYPLLTGPISYVVGDGVTLVSSADETAKDVYRVLHDRSLAAVGGAPGHRFRATGDAGLFADLGRRFLGPEIQAVEVALVGDVPNNGHRV, from the coding sequence GTGTCGCAAGCGAGTATTGGAATCTTTGACAGCGGTGTCGGCGGTCTCACGGTGGCCCGGGCGATCATCGACCAGCTGCCCAACGAGTCGATCCTCTATGTGGCCGACACGGCGAGACAGCCGTACGGCCCCAAGAGCATCGCGCAGGTTCGCGCCTACGCGCTGGAGGTGATGGACCACCTCGTCGAGCACGACGTCAAGATGCTGGTGATCGCGTGCAACAGTGCCAGCGCGGCGGTGCTCCGCGACGCGCGGGAACGCTACGCCGTCCCGGTCATCGAGGTGATCCAGCCGGCCACGCGCCGTGCCGTGCGGGCCACCCGAAACGGCAGGGTCGGGGTGGTCGGGACCAGGGCCACGATCGAGTCGATGGCGTACCACGACGCGTTCGCCGCGGCTCCCGACGTCCGGCTGACCGGGGTGGCGGCGCCGCGCCTGGTGGAGTTCGTCGAGCGGGGGGAGACGATGAGCGACGAGCTCATCGACGTCATCCGCGAGTACCTGGAGCCGGTGCTCGCCGACGGATGCGACACGCTGATCCTGGGATGTACGCACTACCCGCTCCTCACCGGGCCGATCTCCTACGTGGTGGGAGATGGCGTCACGCTGGTGTCCAGCGCCGACGAGACGGCCAAGGACGTCTACCGCGTCCTGCATGACCGGAGCCTGGCCGCCGTGGGGGGCGCGCCAGGACACCGTTTCCGCGCCACCGGCGACGCGGGCCTCTTCGCCGACCTCGGACGACGGTTCCTCGGACCGGAGATCCAGGCGGTCGAAGTGGCGTTAGTAGGGGATGTTCCGAACAACGGGCATCGCGTGTGA
- a CDS encoding thioesterase family protein translates to MTKFDEATAAIRVDETTYDVCLDTGYSIGGPLNGGYLMAVLLRAVVDASPHEHPVTTGVQFLRAAMPGPAQVRLEQIKTGRTVTMTRATLVQDGVSFIEGLVTTATLGDATPDWMDEPSVVMPPIERCVSLPTPKAESNMTLSAQMELVFDPPTIGWLDGRPTGRPEARAYFRMAEPQDPDPYVLALAVDALPPVVFSAGGRGWAPTVDLTWHLRALPAPGWLTLLAGGRLISDGWFDEEVEVWDSAGRLVAQSRQLARVGRG, encoded by the coding sequence ATGACGAAGTTCGACGAGGCGACAGCGGCCATCAGGGTGGACGAGACCACCTACGACGTGTGCCTCGACACCGGATACTCGATCGGCGGTCCCCTCAACGGCGGCTACCTGATGGCCGTGCTGCTGCGCGCGGTCGTGGACGCCTCCCCCCACGAGCACCCGGTGACCACGGGTGTCCAGTTCCTGCGCGCGGCCATGCCCGGCCCCGCGCAGGTGCGCCTGGAGCAGATCAAGACCGGCCGCACCGTCACGATGACCCGGGCGACCCTGGTCCAGGACGGCGTCTCCTTCATCGAGGGACTCGTCACGACCGCGACCCTCGGCGACGCCACCCCCGACTGGATGGACGAGCCGTCGGTGGTGATGCCGCCGATCGAGCGGTGCGTCTCGCTGCCCACCCCCAAGGCCGAGTCGAACATGACGCTCAGCGCCCAGATGGAGCTGGTCTTCGACCCTCCCACGATCGGCTGGCTCGACGGCAGGCCCACCGGCAGGCCCGAGGCCCGCGCCTACTTCCGGATGGCCGAGCCGCAGGACCCCGACCCGTACGTGCTGGCGCTGGCCGTGGACGCCCTCCCGCCGGTGGTCTTCTCCGCCGGAGGGCGCGGCTGGGCTCCCACGGTCGACCTCACCTGGCACCTGCGCGCCCTGCCCGCCCCCGGCTGGCTCACCCTCCTGGCCGGAGGCCGCCTGATCAGCGACGGCTGGTTCGACGAGGAGGTCGAGGTCTGGGACTCCGCCGGCCGCCTGGTCGCCCAGTCCCGCCAGCTGGCCCGCGTCGGGCGGGGTTGA